A single region of the Halanaerobiaceae bacterium ANBcell28 genome encodes:
- a CDS encoding flagellin encodes MIFSNQFNPQQMLNNRRRINKRRQNTLGKLASGRRINSSADDVAGSSISQRMRAQIRGAKQAQYNVQDANSLVQVADGAMQEISTKLQRIRELTVQGANDTLSYSDRITIQNEIDELQEGITDIVINTEFNTKQLLLNEDNPEYVYKDRAASNTSPIFTKNKAQSVNQEVNLQGSSTLNNDPVIDETVTRTLSIHNDPYIPTSSIGTTVMNNQPRFSEDGSHVVFTSARDGKTYEVANGGEQLPNELDTQQALAQKTESATGEFRLEIPWNSDNLRLQQYNESFNYWQSIEEFEDFNYTQDGDKGFSFSPIVGDDGETSFTYSDIYGNIKQVKINADAETEDPIQLVSSEDTLNLPPGSNTLELNESPSLYRMNTAEASLRISKVNYGDNPQELKYWDGEGSEPEGGYYTIEGSTVEFFADAIIGKEDKDSSLDYYQIDYVSDGYQDEKFRREIPSNAEIYNMDGGDGPRSLDIQVDGESIDREYLLSEAPENEEVDGVFLNEVKGYVEFYGRFRPAFNQSVNVKYKHDADERNEIHAVDVSKLINTYNLTDEDLSSNRALRVFVGNEEITYKNQEGNGYTYDQGTGKIYIHGDKRPDIPEGENIRVEYIEDQTTTTGNEVHGISLGSIYPEYYNPGGEPEPSSITVQRVSNGFIEEISYDENNGFQYDRDNNKILLYGDSRPDAGDLEYRVEFIMATGEVEFSDDGVVRVDLSGKEENYGIEDSAIPDTFHVTSGSETISYDQDKKNGFFYNEETNQIEIYGDARPHVGESVEVTYVKEFREEYTGNNSYDFHYLPLNTAYYGLGDDEGPTSIAVYDEYNNSVPYDSENGFSYDTETGQISLHGEYRPSSEDKDGTYTVRFFDESILSSSIPEDHVVAEVSMNGETVKETDSMDGDGFYRDGRNITLLGDARPDISHWRSQMQLEVKHSPVVDVTLDDSVPASFAEGYCDHVNQPSMPVDIDPDSLTVLLNGENLTSDQYYLEGSKVILQEELVELVGGDTLEVDYKVRGIVSSGGNQYTMQIGSNNKENMDIEISSFSNVLRLTNQVCIRSAEHANMAFEVIDHAIQFTSREQGEMGAVFNRLEHVAMNLDVREENTSSAMSRIEDADMAQEMVSLVKSQIIGQAQLAVQTQAINSAERALVLLE; translated from the coding sequence ATGATATTTTCAAATCAGTTTAATCCACAGCAGATGTTAAATAATAGACGAAGAATAAACAAACGCAGACAAAATACACTTGGAAAATTAGCTAGTGGTCGTAGAATAAATAGTTCAGCTGATGATGTTGCTGGTTCTTCCATTTCTCAGAGAATGCGAGCACAAATCCGTGGAGCTAAACAGGCTCAATATAATGTTCAAGATGCTAATTCATTAGTACAAGTAGCTGATGGTGCTATGCAAGAAATCTCTACTAAGCTTCAGAGAATTAGAGAGCTAACTGTACAAGGGGCTAATGACACCTTAAGCTATTCTGATCGGATAACAATTCAAAATGAAATTGACGAATTGCAAGAAGGAATTACCGATATAGTAATAAATACTGAGTTTAATACTAAACAACTTTTGCTTAATGAAGATAATCCAGAGTATGTTTATAAAGATAGAGCTGCTTCAAATACTAGTCCAATATTCACAAAGAATAAAGCACAATCTGTAAATCAAGAAGTTAATCTTCAGGGTTCGAGTACTCTCAATAATGATCCTGTTATAGATGAAACAGTAACGAGAACACTTAGTATTCATAATGATCCTTACATTCCAACTTCATCTATTGGGACAACAGTGATGAACAATCAGCCGAGGTTTAGTGAGGATGGATCCCATGTAGTGTTTACTTCAGCCAGAGATGGTAAAACATATGAAGTAGCTAATGGAGGGGAGCAGTTACCTAATGAATTAGATACTCAGCAGGCTTTAGCGCAAAAAACAGAGTCTGCTACTGGTGAATTTCGCTTAGAAATTCCTTGGAATTCTGATAATCTAAGGCTACAACAGTATAATGAAAGTTTTAATTATTGGCAAAGCATTGAAGAATTTGAAGACTTTAATTACACTCAAGATGGTGATAAAGGGTTTAGCTTTTCACCAATTGTAGGGGATGATGGAGAGACAAGCTTTACCTATTCTGATATCTATGGAAATATTAAACAAGTCAAGATCAATGCTGACGCAGAAACAGAAGACCCAATACAACTCGTATCTTCAGAAGATACTCTTAATTTACCACCTGGGTCTAATACCTTGGAACTAAATGAAAGTCCTAGTTTATATAGAATGAATACAGCTGAAGCTTCTCTGCGTATTTCCAAGGTTAATTACGGCGATAACCCTCAGGAGTTAAAGTACTGGGATGGCGAGGGAAGTGAACCCGAAGGTGGTTATTATACCATCGAAGGATCTACTGTAGAGTTTTTTGCTGACGCTATTATTGGTAAAGAAGATAAAGATAGCTCTTTAGATTACTATCAGATTGATTATGTGTCTGATGGATATCAAGATGAAAAATTTCGTCGGGAAATACCTTCTAATGCAGAAATCTACAATATGGATGGTGGAGACGGACCTCGCTCATTAGATATTCAAGTAGATGGGGAGTCTATAGATAGAGAATACTTATTATCTGAGGCACCAGAAAATGAAGAAGTAGATGGTGTTTTTCTTAATGAAGTAAAAGGGTATGTTGAATTTTACGGTAGATTTCGTCCAGCATTTAATCAATCTGTTAATGTAAAATATAAACATGATGCCGATGAACGCAATGAAATTCACGCTGTTGATGTATCGAAATTAATCAATACCTATAATCTTACTGATGAAGATTTAAGTAGTAACAGGGCACTTCGTGTATTTGTAGGTAATGAAGAAATTACTTATAAAAATCAAGAAGGAAACGGATATACTTATGATCAAGGTACGGGAAAAATATACATACATGGAGATAAACGCCCAGATATACCTGAAGGTGAGAATATTCGTGTGGAGTATATTGAAGATCAAACAACTACTACGGGTAATGAAGTACATGGGATTTCGCTAGGTTCTATTTACCCCGAATACTATAACCCTGGAGGAGAACCTGAACCCAGCTCTATTACTGTTCAACGAGTTAGTAATGGATTTATAGAGGAAATTTCCTATGATGAGAATAATGGATTCCAATATGATAGAGATAATAATAAGATCTTACTTTATGGAGATAGTCGTCCTGATGCTGGGGATTTAGAATATAGAGTAGAATTTATTATGGCAACTGGTGAGGTAGAATTTTCTGATGATGGTGTTGTACGGGTTGATCTTAGTGGTAAAGAGGAGAACTATGGAATTGAAGATTCTGCAATTCCTGACACTTTTCATGTCACATCAGGCTCAGAAACGATATCCTATGATCAGGATAAGAAGAATGGATTTTTTTATAATGAAGAAACAAATCAAATTGAAATATATGGTGATGCTCGTCCTCATGTTGGTGAATCAGTAGAAGTTACATATGTAAAGGAATTTCGGGAAGAATATACGGGTAATAACTCCTATGACTTTCATTATCTTCCATTGAACACAGCCTATTATGGTTTGGGAGATGATGAAGGTCCCACATCTATAGCTGTATATGATGAATATAATAATTCAGTTCCATATGACAGTGAAAATGGTTTTTCATATGATACTGAAACAGGACAAATATCATTACACGGTGAATACCGTCCAAGTAGTGAAGATAAAGATGGTACATATACAGTTCGTTTCTTTGATGAAAGTATCTTGAGTTCAAGCATTCCCGAGGATCATGTAGTAGCTGAGGTAAGCATGAATGGAGAAACTGTAAAAGAGACTGATAGTATGGATGGAGATGGATTTTATAGAGATGGTAGAAATATTACTCTTCTAGGTGACGCTAGACCAGACATTTCACATTGGAGAAGCCAAATGCAATTAGAAGTTAAACATTCTCCTGTAGTTGATGTTACCCTTGATGATAGTGTGCCTGCTTCCTTCGCTGAAGGATACTGCGACCATGTTAATCAGCCTAGTATGCCTGTTGACATTGATCCTGATAGTTTAACTGTGCTCTTAAACGGGGAAAATTTAACATCTGATCAATACTACTTAGAAGGTTCTAAAGTTATCTTACAGGAGGAACTGGTTGAGCTTGTTGGTGGAGATACTTTAGAGGTCGACTATAAAGTAAGAGGAATAGTTAGTTCAGGTGGGAATCAATATACAATGCAGATTGGCTCTAATAATAAAGAAAATATGGATATAGAGATTTCATCCTTCTCAAATGTATTGCGCTTGACTAATCAAGTATGTATAAGAAGTGCAGAACATGCTAATATGGCTTTTGAGGTTATTGATCATGCCATCCAATTTACATCTAGGGAACAAGGGGAAATGGGTGCTGTTTTTAATCGTTTAGAGCATGTTGCAATGAATTTAGATGTTAGGGAAGAAAATACAAGTTCAGCAATGTCTCGTATTGAAGATGCCGATATGGCACAAGAAATGGTCTCTCTAGTAAAGAGTCAAATTATTGGCCAGGCACAACTTGCTGTACAAACACAGGCTATAAATTCTGCTGAAAGAGCCTTAGTCCTTTTAGAATAA
- a CDS encoding coenzyme F420-0:L-glutamate ligase — protein sequence MRTVGTQARGIRTPIVKEGDNLVETVVSSLKKSWESEDYQLRDRDVIGITESLLARAQGNYVNINDIAEEIKEKFPNEIGLIFPILSRNRFSMILKAIARSGRKIYLQLSYPSDEVGNHLMDIEQLDELNINPSTDVLSEKDYYKYFSDFKHPFTGLDYIQLYKNIAEETEIEIILANKPESILEYTKDVLVADIHTRSRSKNILKKAGANIIYGLDDLCTVDNGHGFNPEYGLLGSNTASENSIKLFPKDGKKFVNQVQQRIKELTGKKVEVMIYGDGAFKDPVGKIWELADPVVSPAYTAGLEGTPNEVKLKYLADNKLEDLKGEALLEAMKKEINENKSQSSDDKALGTTPRQLTDLLGSLCDLISGSGDKGTPVVLIQGYFDNLAND from the coding sequence ATGAGAACTGTTGGTACACAAGCACGTGGTATTAGAACTCCTATTGTTAAAGAAGGTGATAATCTAGTAGAAACAGTAGTTTCTTCACTTAAAAAATCTTGGGAAAGTGAAGATTACCAGTTAAGAGATAGAGATGTTATAGGTATTACAGAATCATTATTAGCTAGAGCACAGGGTAATTATGTAAATATAAATGATATTGCTGAAGAAATAAAAGAAAAATTTCCAAATGAAATTGGACTTATTTTCCCTATCTTAAGTAGAAATAGATTCTCTATGATTTTAAAGGCTATTGCCAGAAGTGGTAGAAAAATATATTTACAATTAAGTTACCCTTCTGACGAGGTTGGAAATCATTTGATGGATATAGAGCAACTTGACGAACTTAACATTAACCCTTCTACTGATGTTTTAAGTGAAAAGGATTATTATAAATATTTTTCAGATTTCAAACATCCTTTTACAGGATTAGATTATATACAACTATATAAAAATATTGCAGAAGAAACTGAAATTGAAATTATACTAGCTAATAAACCTGAAAGTATATTAGAATATACTAAAGATGTTTTAGTAGCAGATATTCATACTCGTTCCAGATCTAAAAACATTCTCAAGAAAGCTGGAGCAAATATTATATATGGTCTTGATGATCTGTGTACTGTTGACAATGGTCATGGTTTTAATCCTGAATACGGTTTGCTAGGCTCTAACACTGCTTCAGAAAACAGTATTAAGCTCTTTCCTAAAGATGGGAAGAAATTTGTAAATCAAGTCCAGCAACGTATAAAAGAATTAACAGGCAAAAAAGTTGAAGTTATGATTTACGGGGATGGTGCCTTTAAAGATCCTGTAGGTAAGATCTGGGAGCTGGCTGATCCTGTAGTCTCTCCTGCGTACACAGCTGGTTTAGAAGGTACTCCTAATGAAGTAAAACTAAAATACCTTGCAGATAATAAACTTGAGGATTTAAAGGGTGAAGCATTATTGGAGGCAATGAAAAAAGAAATAAATGAAAACAAAAGTCAATCCTCTGATGACAAAGCCCTTGGAACTACACCACGACAATTAACAGATTTATTAGGAAGTCTCTGTGATTTAATAAGCGGGAGCGGTGATAAAGGAACACCTGTTGTTTTAATTCAAGGATACTTTGATAATTTAGCAAATGACTAA
- a CDS encoding CpsB/CapC family capsule biosynthesis tyrosine phosphatase, producing the protein MEKMIDIHSHILSVDDGAETVGEALVMLRIAQEQGVTQMVATPHYLKDSKSNRGAFIKPLEIKEEISKLQKVANKEKINIKILPGSEVYYHDQLGKDINDGLITMINGSKYFLLELPNGKIPMYLINVLYDCYHLNVKPILAHPERNLEIMDNPDILYNLLKKDWLYAQVNSSSLLGIHGKEVKKTAEFLLKKNLVQFIGSDCHDIGKRKPSLQEGLEIIKAMKLDPDYYLKNNLDLIENKEIRMKNPKRVSRSFFFKARKELAFG; encoded by the coding sequence ATGGAGAAAATGATAGATATACATTCACACATATTAAGTGTAGATGATGGTGCTGAAACTGTAGGTGAGGCTTTAGTGATGTTAAGAATAGCTCAGGAACAGGGAGTTACTCAAATGGTAGCTACACCACATTATCTCAAAGATAGTAAGAGTAATCGAGGTGCTTTTATAAAACCTTTAGAAATTAAAGAAGAAATAAGTAAACTACAAAAAGTTGCTAATAAAGAGAAGATAAATATTAAAATACTTCCTGGATCAGAAGTATATTATCATGACCAACTAGGTAAGGATATTAATGATGGTCTAATTACCATGATTAATGGTAGTAAATATTTTTTGCTTGAACTACCAAATGGAAAAATTCCTATGTACCTTATAAATGTACTATATGACTGTTACCATTTAAATGTAAAACCAATTCTAGCTCATCCAGAAAGAAATCTTGAGATTATGGACAACCCAGATATACTTTATAATTTACTAAAAAAAGATTGGTTATATGCTCAGGTGAATTCATCAAGTTTGCTAGGCATACATGGAAAAGAAGTTAAAAAGACAGCAGAATTCCTATTAAAAAAGAATTTAGTTCAATTTATAGGTTCTGATTGTCATGATATCGGCAAGAGAAAGCCTTCGCTACAGGAGGGTTTAGAGATAATTAAAGCTATGAAACTAGATCCAGATTATTATCTCAAGAATAATTTAGATTTAATTGAAAATAAAGAAATAAGAATGAAAAATCCCAAAAGAGTTTCAAGAAGTTTTTTCTTCAAAGCAAGAAAAGAGCTTGCTTTTGGCTAA